The following proteins come from a genomic window of Solwaraspora sp. WMMA2065:
- a CDS encoding redoxin domain-containing protein yields MDRPATATRTRRTGTPGSTYRFERFTTALLVDDMFFRADAPGAGDRVPTFDLPTLDGGRFRSADLGPLPVLMIFGSRTCPVTESAGPILRTLHAEFAGRVRFVLVNTREAHPGEVFTQPRTTQQKWAHAQELRTHHGFAFEVAVDDIDGDLHRAMTPKPNSAYLLSPTGVIVYRAHWANDERGLRSALTRASAGQPPVRGASRAMVGPLLRAVGHLPGVVAFAGRGVERDVWRAAAPLAVLGRLSRLFRRLPADRRGPAAAGLLLVIVAVSGTLLLR; encoded by the coding sequence ATGGACCGGCCAGCGACAGCGACCCGTACCCGACGCACAGGCACGCCGGGGTCCACGTACCGGTTCGAACGCTTCACCACCGCGTTGCTCGTCGACGACATGTTCTTCCGCGCCGACGCGCCCGGTGCCGGCGACCGGGTGCCGACCTTCGATCTACCCACCCTGGACGGCGGGCGGTTCCGCAGTGCCGACCTGGGGCCGCTGCCAGTACTGATGATCTTCGGATCACGCACCTGCCCGGTCACCGAAAGCGCCGGCCCGATCCTGCGCACCCTGCACGCCGAATTCGCCGGACGGGTACGGTTCGTGCTGGTCAACACCCGCGAAGCACATCCCGGCGAGGTGTTCACCCAGCCACGGACCACGCAGCAGAAGTGGGCACACGCCCAGGAACTGCGTACCCACCACGGATTCGCCTTCGAGGTCGCGGTCGACGACATCGACGGCGACCTGCACCGGGCCATGACCCCGAAACCCAACTCGGCCTACCTGCTCAGCCCCACCGGCGTCATCGTCTACCGGGCACACTGGGCCAACGACGAACGCGGGCTGCGGTCCGCACTCACCCGGGCATCCGCCGGCCAACCGCCCGTACGGGGTGCCAGCAGGGCGATGGTGGGACCGTTACTGCGGGCGGTCGGGCACCTGCCCGGCGTGGTGGCCTTCGCCGGACGCGGCGTCGAACGCGACGTCTGGCGCGCGGCGGCACCGTTGGCGGTCCTCGGTCGACTGTCGCGGTTGTTCCGCCGGCTCCCCGCCGACCGCCGCGGCCCGGCCGCGGCGGGGCTGCTACTGGTCATCGTCGCGGTCAGCGGGACT
- a CDS encoding TetR/AcrR family transcriptional regulator, with protein MARDTRERLLRTARDLVHGTSLAEVSIEDICAGAGVHRGSLYHFFPSKEALGLAVLDLNWSMVRAVLDEAFQAKVEPLARIDRSIDGFARMLGLMREKMGATPGCPLGDLTAELSTQPGPGRDRAQDVLRAWARYFADAIREAQTRGQLARTTDPAAAALRVLAYLQGLALLAKVYDDPTLVATARTAVRTLIDQTD; from the coding sequence ATGGCACGAGACACCCGGGAGCGCCTGCTGCGCACGGCACGAGACCTCGTGCACGGCACCTCGCTGGCCGAGGTGAGCATCGAGGACATCTGCGCGGGGGCCGGCGTCCACCGGGGCAGCCTCTACCACTTCTTCCCATCGAAGGAGGCGCTCGGCCTGGCGGTGCTCGACCTCAACTGGTCGATGGTGCGGGCCGTGCTGGACGAGGCGTTCCAGGCCAAGGTCGAACCACTCGCCCGCATCGACCGCTCCATCGATGGGTTCGCCCGAATGCTCGGGTTGATGCGCGAGAAGATGGGCGCGACGCCCGGCTGCCCGCTGGGCGACCTGACCGCCGAGTTGTCCACCCAGCCGGGGCCGGGCCGCGACCGCGCACAGGACGTCCTGCGAGCCTGGGCCCGCTACTTCGCCGACGCCATCCGGGAGGCTCAGACCCGCGGTCAACTGGCCCGGACCACCGACCCGGCGGCGGCGGCGCTGCGCGTCCTGGCCTACCTGCAGGGATTGGCGCTGCTGGCGAAGGTCTACGACGATCCGACCCTCGTGGCCACCGCCCGCACCGCCGTCCGGACCCTCATCGACCAGACCGACTGA
- a CDS encoding TIGR03086 family metal-binding protein: MATDFVRFYEQASRHFCDLVARIGTDQWSAPTPCSEWDVRALVDHVVRGNLAVVPVLDGIHLAELGRLDIARPEFDVLGDDPLTAVRHSVDVAVEAFSRPGVLDAVVHHPAGDMRGRRLAGLCFNDNLVHSWDLAQAIGVDTALDPVLVEAAHAYLAPVAGSLPARYFAAAPDVGPTTDRQTELLALLGRDAPAWDRAR; encoded by the coding sequence ATCGCCACCGATTTCGTCAGGTTCTATGAGCAGGCCAGCCGGCACTTCTGCGACCTCGTCGCACGGATCGGCACCGATCAGTGGAGCGCCCCGACGCCGTGCTCCGAGTGGGACGTACGCGCGCTGGTCGATCACGTGGTGCGTGGCAACCTCGCGGTGGTCCCGGTGCTCGACGGTATTCACCTGGCCGAACTCGGCAGGCTCGACATCGCCCGACCGGAATTCGACGTGCTGGGCGACGATCCGCTCACGGCGGTACGCCACTCGGTCGACGTCGCCGTCGAGGCGTTCTCCCGCCCCGGGGTGCTCGACGCCGTCGTCCACCATCCGGCCGGCGACATGCGGGGCCGGCGGCTGGCCGGACTGTGCTTCAACGACAACCTGGTGCACAGCTGGGACCTGGCCCAGGCGATCGGCGTCGACACGGCCCTCGACCCGGTGCTGGTCGAAGCGGCCCACGCGTATCTCGCGCCGGTGGCGGGCTCCCTGCCGGCGAGATACTTCGCGGCGGCACCGGACGTCGGGCCCACCACGGACCGCCAGACCGAGTTGCTCGCCCTGCTGGGCCGCGACGCGCCGGCGTGGGACCGGGCGCGTTGA
- a CDS encoding choice-of-anchor M domain-containing protein, translated as MNLRRSLIHRPAVRLAAGAVAIAVAASAGALLLPTTQAAAAPGPAPAPQQYRVLQDIHTDAISTFLDDGVLALGTKADVAEGTGTRFAADDIWFHIDDDAASPVPAGYEFIAAAGEQAWIAPESNPGGTQLWPGFSTESVPAGAVAGDQTTFTLSEFDGPGDIELFRTGSFGTPTRLWSSDEDHKTFSVGRTHMHANWAFTAAGTYRLTVTATATAGATPMAATATYTFVVGDLPEVVATSTALTASTTALTVGEPVTLTGTVTPAETDGYVEFRDGATVLGHAPVDGGSAEFVVPDLAVGTHPLTASFVPAVGNLAGGSTSASVAVTVTDDSGVEFGIAGIADAYQPGDLLQARVVGATLAEGQSFQWAIRPVGATNSGYAFSGTGGQAAQGIVEQRVDVAYDGYEMRVRLRAGSTTLSTTGWVPIRVESSAEPLSFGFVATGPLYLGDDVLLR; from the coding sequence ATGAACCTGAGACGCTCGCTCATACACCGCCCGGCGGTACGACTGGCCGCCGGGGCCGTCGCGATCGCCGTCGCCGCATCGGCCGGCGCGCTGCTGCTGCCCACCACGCAGGCCGCCGCCGCACCCGGCCCGGCACCCGCGCCGCAGCAGTACCGCGTACTGCAGGACATCCACACCGACGCGATATCAACCTTCCTGGACGACGGCGTTCTCGCCCTCGGCACCAAGGCGGACGTCGCCGAAGGCACCGGCACCCGGTTCGCCGCCGACGACATCTGGTTCCACATCGACGACGACGCGGCCAGCCCCGTCCCCGCCGGTTACGAGTTCATCGCCGCCGCCGGCGAGCAGGCCTGGATCGCGCCGGAATCAAACCCGGGCGGCACGCAGCTCTGGCCCGGCTTCTCGACCGAGTCGGTGCCGGCCGGCGCGGTCGCCGGCGATCAGACGACCTTCACACTGAGCGAGTTCGACGGGCCCGGCGACATCGAGCTCTTCCGCACCGGGTCGTTCGGCACCCCGACCCGCCTGTGGTCCTCCGACGAGGATCACAAGACCTTCAGCGTCGGCCGGACCCACATGCACGCCAACTGGGCGTTCACCGCCGCCGGCACCTACCGGCTCACCGTGACCGCCACGGCCACCGCCGGCGCCACCCCGATGGCCGCCACCGCCACCTACACCTTCGTGGTCGGTGACCTGCCGGAGGTCGTGGCCACCTCCACCGCACTGACGGCGTCGACGACCGCGCTGACCGTCGGCGAGCCGGTCACCCTCACCGGGACGGTGACGCCTGCGGAGACCGACGGGTACGTGGAGTTCCGCGACGGTGCCACCGTGCTCGGCCACGCGCCGGTCGACGGCGGATCGGCCGAGTTCGTCGTACCGGATCTGGCGGTCGGGACACACCCGCTCACCGCGTCCTTCGTACCGGCGGTCGGCAACCTCGCCGGGGGTTCCACCTCGGCGTCGGTGGCGGTCACCGTCACCGACGACTCCGGCGTCGAGTTCGGCATCGCCGGCATCGCCGATGCGTACCAGCCCGGTGACCTGCTCCAGGCCCGAGTGGTCGGTGCCACCCTCGCCGAAGGCCAGAGCTTCCAGTGGGCGATCCGGCCGGTCGGCGCGACGAACAGCGGGTACGCGTTCTCCGGCACCGGTGGGCAGGCTGCGCAGGGCATCGTCGAGCAGCGCGTCGACGTCGCCTACGACGGATACGAGATGCGGGTACGGCTACGCGCCGGCAGCACGACGCTGTCGACGACCGGTTGGGTGCCGATCCGGGTCGAGTCGTCGGCGGAGCCACTGTCCTTCGGCTTCGTCGCGACCGGCCCGCTGTACCTCGGCGACGACGTCCTGCTCCGGTGA
- a CDS encoding metalloregulator ArsR/SmtB family transcription factor yields MAVLYRALADPTRRRIMDELARKGGMSLFEICTRLLTEHGTTSTRQAISQHLAVLEEAGLVRCERVGRTKLHYLDTRPLRSIIERWPLSDEEKT; encoded by the coding sequence GTGGCGGTCCTCTACCGGGCACTCGCGGACCCGACCCGGCGGCGGATCATGGACGAGCTCGCCCGCAAGGGCGGGATGAGCCTGTTCGAGATCTGCACCCGCCTGCTCACCGAACACGGCACCACCTCCACCCGGCAGGCGATCTCGCAGCACCTGGCCGTGCTGGAGGAGGCCGGGCTCGTCCGCTGCGAACGGGTCGGCCGCACCAAACTCCACTACCTCGACACCCGGCCGCTGCGCTCGATCATCGAGCGGTGGCCGCTCAGCGATGAGGAGAAGACATGA
- a CDS encoding VOC family protein, whose product MKARIYVTSVFVDDQAKALAFYTDKLGFVPKTDFPVGEHRWLTVVGADAPDGVELLLEPDENPAAQAYKQALAEQGIPAASFAVEDVEEAYRVLQAEGVTFIQTPTPMGPFVGAVLDDTCGNLIQLVSPA is encoded by the coding sequence ATGAAAGCCCGCATCTACGTGACCAGTGTCTTCGTCGACGACCAGGCCAAGGCGCTCGCCTTCTACACCGACAAGCTCGGCTTCGTCCCCAAGACCGATTTCCCGGTCGGGGAACACCGGTGGCTCACCGTGGTCGGCGCCGACGCCCCGGACGGCGTCGAACTGCTGCTGGAGCCCGACGAGAACCCGGCCGCCCAGGCGTACAAGCAGGCGCTCGCCGAGCAGGGCATCCCGGCGGCCTCGTTCGCCGTGGAGGACGTCGAGGAGGCCTACCGGGTGCTACAGGCCGAGGGGGTCACCTTCATCCAGACCCCCACGCCGATGGGCCCGTTCGTCGGCGCGGTACTCGACGACACCTGCGGCAATCTCATCCAGCTGGTCAGCCCGGCCTGA
- a CDS encoding nucleotidyltransferase domain-containing protein — MSELVERHTVLAVVVGSRAYGLHGPDSDYDRRGVYVAPTRAFWQLDKPPTHLDGPAPEQFSWEFERFCTLALQGNPTVLEVLWSPLIETLREDGEQLLAARQAFLSTRLAQTYGGYARDQLDRVAARRERTGETNHKQAMHMIRLLTAGAHVLRTGQVLVDVGPLRDRLLAVRRGELPWAVVTAWAADLLAELDDAAAGTALPEQPDRAAVDRLLIAVRERNLG, encoded by the coding sequence GTGAGCGAGCTTGTCGAGCGGCACACCGTCCTCGCCGTCGTCGTCGGATCGCGGGCGTACGGGCTGCACGGGCCGGACTCCGACTACGACCGGCGCGGCGTGTACGTGGCCCCGACCCGAGCGTTCTGGCAGCTGGACAAGCCGCCCACCCATCTCGACGGGCCGGCGCCGGAGCAGTTCTCCTGGGAGTTCGAACGCTTCTGCACCCTGGCGCTGCAGGGCAACCCGACCGTCCTGGAGGTGCTCTGGTCTCCGCTGATCGAGACGCTGCGCGAGGACGGCGAGCAGTTGCTGGCGGCCCGGCAGGCGTTCCTGTCGACGCGACTCGCCCAGACGTACGGCGGCTACGCCCGCGACCAGCTCGACCGGGTGGCGGCCCGCCGCGAACGCACCGGCGAAACGAACCACAAGCAGGCCATGCACATGATCCGGCTGCTGACCGCCGGAGCGCACGTGCTGCGCACCGGGCAGGTCCTGGTCGACGTGGGACCGTTGCGGGACCGGCTGTTGGCGGTCCGGCGCGGCGAGCTGCCGTGGGCGGTGGTCACCGCGTGGGCAGCGGACCTGCTGGCCGAGCTCGACGACGCTGCGGCCGGCACCGCACTACCGGAACAACCCGACCGGGCCGCCGTCGACCGGCTGCTCATCGCCGTACGGGAAAGGAACCTGGGGTAA
- a CDS encoding GNAT family N-acetyltransferase: MSPSRTSSDHDEPQPASAHVREATLADVDQLTEVHTLARTAYYTAAGGLDPDDPSLSSPEAYAERRAAWAKVLTLPERFTVAAVLDGRVVGCAAMGPAAVGHVDAAHVGQLHQIHVLPDCWGRGIGGLLHDAFVAYLHRTGRTGGVLEAWERNARAQRFYAARGWQADGHSRPGPGDTRYLYFQLHR, encoded by the coding sequence GTGTCGCCCAGCAGAACGTCAAGTGATCATGACGAGCCACAGCCGGCATCGGCCCACGTACGCGAGGCGACTCTCGCCGATGTCGATCAGCTGACCGAGGTGCACACGCTGGCCCGCACCGCCTACTACACGGCGGCCGGCGGGCTTGACCCGGACGACCCGTCGCTGTCGTCGCCCGAGGCGTACGCCGAACGCCGTGCCGCCTGGGCGAAGGTTCTCACCTTGCCGGAGCGGTTCACCGTCGCCGCTGTCCTCGATGGCCGGGTCGTCGGCTGCGCAGCGATGGGACCCGCCGCCGTCGGTCACGTCGACGCGGCCCACGTCGGCCAACTGCACCAGATCCACGTACTCCCCGACTGCTGGGGTCGGGGGATCGGCGGGCTGCTGCACGACGCCTTCGTCGCGTACCTGCACCGGACCGGTCGGACCGGTGGGGTGCTGGAGGCGTGGGAGCGTAACGCTCGGGCCCAACGCTTCTACGCCGCTCGCGGCTGGCAGGCCGACGGCCACAGCCGCCCCGGCCCTGGCGACACCCGCTATCTCTACTTCCAGTTGCACCGGTGA
- a CDS encoding HAD domain-containing protein → MPADRPYVFLDVDGVLIPFAARTTGRSPSPHRAAHRDSIGNPLLERVDPEDGHRLLALDCQLVWATTWMAEANEVVAPLLGLPELPVVPWPDSDDEPPRGVHWKTPFLTTWAAGRTFVWLDDEITDLDRHWVAEHHPGKALLHRVDPHLGLIDADFSTVGQWLAA, encoded by the coding sequence GTGCCCGCCGACCGCCCGTACGTCTTCCTCGACGTCGACGGAGTGCTGATTCCCTTCGCCGCTCGCACCACCGGCCGGTCACCTTCGCCCCACCGTGCGGCTCATCGTGACTCGATCGGCAATCCGCTGCTGGAGCGGGTCGATCCGGAGGACGGCCACCGGCTGCTGGCGCTCGACTGCCAACTCGTCTGGGCGACCACCTGGATGGCCGAGGCGAACGAGGTCGTCGCACCACTGCTCGGCCTGCCGGAACTGCCGGTCGTCCCATGGCCGGACTCCGACGACGAGCCGCCGCGCGGCGTGCACTGGAAGACGCCGTTCCTCACCACGTGGGCGGCCGGGCGCACCTTCGTCTGGCTCGACGACGAGATCACCGACCTGGACCGGCACTGGGTCGCAGAGCATCACCCAGGCAAGGCGCTGCTGCACCGCGTCGACCCGCATCTCGGCCTCATCGACGCCGACTTCTCCACCGTCGGCCAGTGGCTCGCGGCCTGA
- a CDS encoding DUF397 domain-containing protein, whose protein sequence is MTAPDLSHAHWRKSSRSGASDSNCVEVATLAGGTIGVRDSKDPHGPALLFPAGVWTAFLTTVSSR, encoded by the coding sequence ATGACCGCACCAGACCTGTCCCACGCCCACTGGCGCAAGAGCAGCCGCAGCGGTGCCAGCGACTCGAACTGCGTCGAGGTGGCCACGCTGGCCGGCGGCACGATCGGCGTACGCGACTCGAAGGACCCGCACGGCCCGGCGCTGCTCTTCCCCGCCGGCGTCTGGACGGCGTTCCTCACCACCGTGTCCAGCCGCTGA
- a CDS encoding helix-turn-helix transcriptional regulator: MAQVPSPTIRARRLRRELRRLRDSAGLTAEDVARRLGWHRTKVIRLEHGHSRITLKDTEQMLALYEASDEDRESLTALAKQARQKGWWSAYGDVLPDDYVGFEAEATAISSFECLYVPGLLQTEEYARAIIHAGRSTADADEIDRRVAARLARKSLLSRDVPPRLWIVLDEAAIRRVVGGPKVMRTQLTRLIDACAQPSIELQIVPFGAGAHAAMGGPFTILGYSDPILDPPVVYVANDNNTLLLEEDTQVARYKLMFDHLRAKAMDPDESGRFLARAAEELPD, encoded by the coding sequence GTGGCACAGGTTCCGAGCCCGACGATCCGCGCTCGCCGGTTACGCCGGGAGCTACGTCGGCTCCGCGACTCGGCCGGTCTGACGGCTGAGGACGTCGCCCGCCGCTTGGGCTGGCACCGCACCAAGGTCATCCGGCTCGAACACGGCCACTCACGGATAACGCTCAAGGACACTGAGCAAATGCTGGCCCTCTACGAGGCGTCCGACGAGGACCGTGAGTCGTTGACCGCGCTCGCCAAGCAGGCCCGGCAGAAGGGCTGGTGGAGCGCGTACGGCGACGTACTGCCCGACGACTACGTCGGCTTCGAGGCGGAGGCCACCGCGATCAGCAGCTTCGAGTGCCTGTACGTGCCGGGACTGTTGCAGACCGAGGAGTACGCCCGTGCCATCATCCACGCCGGCCGCAGCACCGCCGACGCGGACGAGATCGACCGGCGGGTCGCCGCCCGGCTCGCCCGCAAGTCGTTGCTGTCGCGGGACGTGCCGCCGAGGCTCTGGATCGTCCTCGACGAGGCGGCGATCCGCCGGGTCGTCGGTGGCCCGAAGGTGATGCGCACTCAGCTCACCCGGCTCATCGATGCCTGCGCCCAGCCGTCGATCGAGCTGCAGATCGTGCCGTTCGGGGCAGGCGCGCACGCCGCGATGGGTGGCCCGTTCACCATCCTCGGCTACTCCGACCCGATCCTCGACCCACCCGTCGTCTACGTCGCCAACGACAACAACACGCTGTTGCTGGAGGAGGACACCCAGGTAGCGCGATATAAACTCATGTTCGACCACCTCCGTGCCAAGGCCATGGACCCGGACGAGTCCGGCAGGTTCCTGGCTCGGGCGGCAGAGGAGCTTCCCGACTGA
- a CDS encoding Fic family protein translates to MLYAMPQLDAADRRVLHELDQMRADLRLQLRSTPRWAGQLRRSLFAAAIQGSNTIEHITISGSDARALVEQAPMSAETSDEVRQAVVGYRDAMTYVQQTPELDFFEYSQTLLSTLHFMITKYQPARWPGRYRTGGIFVTSADPLEPVYTGPDAERVPGLMGELVDWLRDGDLDAPAYARAAMAHLNLVSIHPWRDGNGRTARALHTLVLARTGELAAEFSSIEEWLGEQINTVQYYEALRSAQNGSFQPDRDAHPWLRFVLAAHHRQAQRVKRRYEWTVRLWNDLDRLTEQQGLPGRVVSALYAAAAGELRRTTYQQDEGLSRDQAIRDVQALTRAGLLTPRGNATSRVYLPAGAAAEIAQAATAAVRGPGRDPYR, encoded by the coding sequence ATGCTCTACGCGATGCCGCAGCTCGACGCCGCCGACCGGCGGGTGCTGCACGAGTTGGACCAGATGCGTGCCGACCTGCGGCTGCAGCTACGGTCCACCCCACGCTGGGCGGGCCAACTGCGGCGGAGCCTGTTCGCCGCCGCGATCCAGGGCTCGAACACCATCGAGCACATCACGATCAGCGGTTCGGACGCCCGAGCGCTCGTCGAGCAGGCACCCATGTCGGCGGAGACCAGCGACGAGGTCCGCCAGGCGGTCGTCGGCTACCGCGACGCGATGACGTACGTGCAGCAGACGCCTGAGTTGGACTTCTTCGAGTACTCTCAGACGCTGCTCTCGACCTTGCATTTCATGATCACCAAGTATCAGCCGGCGAGATGGCCCGGCCGTTACCGGACCGGCGGGATCTTCGTGACCAGTGCCGACCCGCTGGAGCCCGTGTACACCGGCCCGGACGCGGAGCGGGTCCCCGGGCTGATGGGCGAACTGGTCGACTGGCTCCGCGACGGCGACCTCGACGCGCCGGCGTACGCGCGAGCGGCGATGGCACACCTGAACCTGGTCAGCATCCACCCCTGGCGCGACGGCAACGGCCGGACCGCCCGCGCCCTGCACACCCTGGTGCTGGCTCGCACCGGCGAACTCGCCGCCGAGTTCTCCTCGATCGAGGAGTGGCTGGGCGAGCAGATCAACACCGTCCAGTACTACGAGGCACTGCGGTCCGCCCAAAACGGCAGCTTCCAACCGGATCGCGACGCCCACCCCTGGCTGCGGTTCGTGCTGGCGGCGCATCATCGGCAGGCGCAACGGGTGAAACGACGCTACGAGTGGACAGTTCGACTGTGGAACGATCTGGACCGCCTCACCGAGCAGCAGGGCCTGCCCGGACGGGTCGTCTCGGCGCTCTACGCTGCCGCCGCCGGCGAGCTACGGCGGACCACGTATCAGCAGGACGAAGGTCTCAGCCGCGATCAGGCCATCCGCGACGTGCAGGCGCTGACCCGCGCCGGCCTGCTGACGCCTCGCGGCAACGCGACCTCCCGGGTCTATCTGCCCGCCGGGGCGGCGGCCGAGATCGCCCAGGCGGCCACCGCAGCTGTACGCGGGCCGGGCCGCGACCCCTACCGGTAG
- a CDS encoding response regulator transcription factor: protein MIRVLLVDDQVLVRAGFRALLAAEGDIEVVGEAGDGAQAVRLAGQTRPDVVLMDIRMPGVDGLTATRQIAADPRLSEVRIIVLTTFELDEYVGEALRAGAAGFLVKNTQPAELIQGVRVVAAGDGLLSPSVTRRVIEQFAARTATPAAPRRLAELTEREREVVALVGTGLSNDEIAARLVVSPATAKTHVSRAMVKLGARDRAQLVVFAYEAGLVRPGWLP from the coding sequence GTGATCCGGGTGCTGCTGGTCGACGATCAGGTGCTGGTCCGGGCCGGATTCCGGGCGCTGCTGGCCGCCGAGGGAGACATCGAGGTCGTCGGTGAGGCCGGCGATGGCGCGCAGGCGGTCCGGCTGGCCGGGCAGACCCGACCGGACGTGGTCCTGATGGACATCCGGATGCCCGGGGTGGACGGGTTGACCGCCACCCGGCAGATCGCCGCCGACCCGCGACTGTCCGAGGTACGGATCATCGTGCTGACCACGTTCGAGCTCGACGAGTACGTCGGCGAGGCGCTGCGCGCCGGGGCGGCCGGGTTCCTGGTGAAGAACACGCAGCCGGCCGAGCTGATCCAGGGGGTACGGGTGGTGGCCGCCGGGGACGGTCTGCTGTCGCCGAGCGTGACCCGGCGGGTGATCGAGCAGTTCGCCGCCCGGACGGCCACTCCGGCCGCGCCCCGGCGGTTGGCCGAGCTGACCGAGCGGGAGCGGGAGGTGGTGGCGTTGGTCGGCACCGGACTGTCCAACGACGAGATCGCCGCCCGGCTGGTGGTCAGCCCGGCGACGGCGAAGACCCACGTGTCGCGGGCGATGGTGAAGCTCGGTGCCCGGGACCGCGCCCAGCTGGTCGTGTTCGCGTACGAGGCCGGCCTGGTCCGCCCCGGCTGGCTACCCTGA
- a CDS encoding sensor histidine kinase produces MPRSQPDTDAGPAAPHWRSAAADAGPAGSRRGPGLAVLTAIGQPVGTAVAASWQSGNVSIIGYALLVFSGLALADRHRSPRRNFLIVVAATLAYHLLDQPAGVTLLAPMIAASAARAAGHRWLVGVAAVTSYGIWVLVTGATLRQATLALVLIVAAGLVTEIGTLVADRVREGVAEQRRLSEERQRRRATEQRLLIAAELHDVLGHHLSLINVRAGVGLHLMDRDPEQARAALEAIAQSSAEALREVRAVLDTLYPRGEAAPRAPAPGLDRLGELTDDAAVPTRTVIDGPARPLPAAVDRAAYRIVQEALTNVRRHAGPGAAATVTIGYRQDAVMLQIDDDGAGAPGPAASVAPAPAGNGITGMRERAAALGGELTAGPAPDGAGGWRVRAHLPLPTDSQAEETST; encoded by the coding sequence ATGCCCCGGTCGCAGCCCGACACCGACGCTGGCCCGGCCGCGCCGCACTGGCGGTCGGCGGCAGCGGACGCCGGCCCGGCGGGGTCGCGACGCGGGCCCGGACTGGCGGTGCTGACCGCGATCGGGCAGCCGGTCGGCACTGCGGTCGCCGCCAGCTGGCAGTCCGGCAACGTCTCGATCATCGGGTACGCGCTGCTGGTGTTCAGTGGGCTGGCCTTGGCCGACCGGCACCGGTCGCCTCGGCGCAACTTCCTGATCGTGGTCGCCGCGACCTTGGCGTACCACCTGCTGGACCAGCCGGCCGGGGTGACGCTGCTGGCGCCGATGATCGCCGCGTCGGCGGCGCGGGCCGCCGGTCACCGCTGGCTGGTCGGGGTGGCGGCGGTGACCTCGTACGGCATCTGGGTGCTGGTCACCGGGGCGACGCTGCGGCAGGCGACGCTGGCGTTGGTGCTGATCGTCGCCGCCGGGCTGGTCACCGAGATCGGCACCCTCGTCGCCGACCGGGTCCGCGAGGGCGTCGCGGAGCAGCGCCGGCTATCCGAGGAGCGGCAGCGCCGCCGGGCCACCGAGCAACGGCTGCTGATCGCCGCCGAGCTGCACGACGTACTCGGGCACCACCTGTCGCTGATCAACGTACGGGCCGGGGTCGGTCTGCACCTGATGGACCGCGACCCGGAACAGGCCCGCGCGGCGTTGGAGGCGATCGCGCAGTCCAGCGCGGAGGCGTTGCGCGAGGTCCGGGCGGTGCTCGACACGCTCTACCCGCGCGGCGAGGCCGCGCCGCGCGCCCCGGCGCCGGGGCTGGACCGGCTCGGCGAGTTGACCGACGACGCGGCGGTGCCGACCCGGACGGTGATCGACGGCCCGGCCCGGCCGCTGCCGGCCGCCGTGGACCGAGCCGCGTACCGGATCGTGCAGGAGGCGTTGACCAACGTCCGCCGGCACGCCGGCCCGGGTGCCGCCGCCACCGTCACCATCGGATACCGGCAGGATGCGGTGATGCTGCAGATCGACGACGACGGCGCCGGTGCACCGGGGCCGGCCGCATCCGTGGCTCCTGCTCCGGCTGGCAACGGGATCACCGGGATGCGGGAGCGGGCCGCCGCGCTGGGCGGCGAGTTGACCGCAGGTCCGGCGCCGGACGGTGCCGGCGGTTGGCGGGTACGGGCCCACCTGCCGCTGCCCACCGACTCGCAGGCTGAGGAGACGTCGACGTGA